In Rhineura floridana isolate rRhiFlo1 chromosome 6, rRhiFlo1.hap2, whole genome shotgun sequence, one genomic interval encodes:
- the FAM83D gene encoding protein FAM83D: MANQSQCVDDKPLRGFHSSPQAYSEVQRLALEELVNAGRPAFHTFLRRERVRAFLSEPEIQSILRAAVPLPGTSESFAAAKAADQSVSASSLAYPMQSDVEPPALELGWPAFATGSLKRSTVLESHFQPSFGETIYPCKEAVRKQIRSAKEVIALVMDFFTDIDIFSDLLEACRKREVRVYILLDQALFPYFLKMCTDLGTDLEQEKLLRVRSITGKTFYTRSGTKLVGKSREKFMLVDGIRVTTGSYSYTWIDGNLSSSNILIFSGPAVAQFELRFRILYAQSKLANTNMLITCKNARLEQFFSKVMPSNDFSKRNVLRMDFFYLRTYAGNVKNKQAFLQVSRDRKYESNIVIKVPPLLTKRNNSLFIKTQRSIQW; this comes from the exons ATGGCGAATCAGTCCCAGTGTGTGGACGACAAGCCCCTTAGGGGCTTTCACAGCTCGCCCCAGGCCTACAGCGAGGTCCAACGCCTGGCGTTGGAGGAGCTCGTCAATGCAGGCAGGCCGGCTTTCCACACTTTCCTGCGCCGGGAGAGGGTGCGTGCCTTCCTGTCCGAACCCGAGATCCAATCCATTCTGCGCGCTGCCGTGCCTCTGCCCGGGACAAGCGAAAGCTTCgctgctgcaaaagcagcagaCCAGTCAGTGAGCGCCTCATCACTCGCTTACCCGATGCAGTCCGACGTGGAGCCGCCTGCACTGGAGCTGGGCTGGCCGGCTTTCGCCACGGGCTCCTTGAAAAGGTCCACCGTGCTAGAGTCGCATTTCCAGCCCAGCTTTGGCGAGACCATCTATCCCTGCAAAGAAGCGGTGCGCAAGCAGATCCGATCGGCCAAAGAG GTCATTGCTCTAGTCATGGATTTCTTCACAGATATTGATATCTTTAGTGATCTTCTGGAAGCCTGTAGGAAGCGGGAAGTCAGAGTGTACATCCTCTTGGACCAAGCTCTCTTTCCTTACTTTCTGAAAATGTGTACAGATCTGGGAACTGACCTGGAACAGGAAAAG CTTCTTAGAGTCCGGAGTATTACTGGAAAAACATTCTACACAAGATCAGGAACAAAATTAGTTGGGAAGTCCCGTGAAAAGTTCATGCTAGTTGATGGCATTAGAGTGACAACAGGTTCCTACAG TTATACTTGGATTGATGGGAATCTAAGCAGcagcaatattttaattttttctggtCCTGCAGTGGCACAGTTTGAACTACGATTTCGAATCCTTTATGCACAATCAAAGCTTGCCAACACAAATATGTTGATCACTTGCAAAAATGCTAGACTGGAGCAATTTTTTAGTAAAGTAATGCCTTCCAATGACTTCTCCAAGAGAAATGTCTTGAGAATGGATTTTTTCTACCTGAGAACCTAtgctggaaatgtgaagaacaagCAGGCATTTCTCCAGGTTTCCAGGGACAGAAAGTATGAATCTAACATTGTAATAAAAGTACCTCCGCTTTTGACAAAGAGGAACAATTCTCTATTCATAAAAACACAAAGAAGCATCCAGTGGTGA